Proteins found in one Labrus bergylta chromosome 8, fLabBer1.1, whole genome shotgun sequence genomic segment:
- the tnfb gene encoding tumor necrosis factor b (TNF superfamily, member 2) produces the protein MMAYTTTPGDVEMALEERMVVLVEKKSSSGRSLKVLGALLIVALCIGGILLFACYWNGKLEMKKQSGQKETQIKKDTSEKTDHHDTLMRIGSKAKAAIHLEGWYDEDGETNQLEWRSGQGQAFAQGGFKLENNQIIIPQSGLFFVYSQASYRVSCSDGEEERGAGKRIKPLSHRILLYTDSIGEKVSLMNAVRSACQNTAQEGGYSSGQGWYNTVYLGAVFQLNKGDRLWTETNQPSKLETDEGKTFFGVFAL, from the exons ATGATGGCATACACAACCACGCCAGGTGATGTGGAGATGGCTCTTGAGGAGAGGATGGTGGTTTTAGTGGAGAAGAAATCCTCTTCAGGGAGGTCACTGAAGGTGCTTGGGGCCCTTCTAATTGTGGCCCTTTGTATCGGAGGCATCCTGCTGTTTGCTTGTTACTGGAACGGAAAGTTGGAAATGAAG AAGCAATCAGgccagaaagaaacacaaatcaaGAAGGACACATCAGAGAAAACAG ATCACCACGACACCCTGATGAGAATCGGCAGCAAAGCGAAGGCAGCAATCCACTTAGAAG GTTGGTATGACGAAGACGGTGAGACAAACCAGCTCGAGTGGAGAAGCGGTCAAGGCCAGGCGTTCGCTCAGGGCGGCTTCAAACTGGAGAACAACCAGATCATCATCCCACAGAGCGGCCTCTTCTTTGTGTACAGCCAGGCGTCGTACAGGGTCTCCTGCAGCGATGGCGAGGAGGAGCGAGGGGCGGGAAAACGTATCAAGCCTCTGAGCCACAGGATCTTGCTCTACACAGACTCCATCGGCGAAAAAGTGTCTCTGATGAATGCAGTGAGGTCGGCGTGCCAGAACACGGCACAGGAGGGAGGGTACAGCTCGGGACAGGGCTGGTACAACACCGTTTATCTGGGCGCCGTGTTTCAGCTCAACAAAGGGGACCGACTATGGACAGAGACCAACCAGCCATCGAAGCTGGAGACCGACGAGGGCAAGACGTTCTTTGGTGTGTTTgcactttga